One genomic region from Rhinoraja longicauda isolate Sanriku21f chromosome 8, sRhiLon1.1, whole genome shotgun sequence encodes:
- the LOC144596133 gene encoding carboxy-terminal domain RNA polymerase II polypeptide A small phosphatase 1-like, giving the protein MSVLEAYPLPVSDVKPRHRRFLRAIFCCLPAPGHHDDAGPAYGNTSPLLPSGKTSLTKGAGRHLLPEVKAQDSGKKCLVIDLDETLVHSSFKPVNNADFIVPVEIDGATHQVYVLKRPHVDEFLRRMGELFECVLFTASLSKYADPVADLLDKWGSFRSRLFRESCVFHRGNYVKDLSRLGRAMNQLVIVDNSPASYVFHPNNAVPVASWFDDVSDTELLDLLPFFERLSKADEGLHGVEGTQVQLVPGPGGEQTEGGRGGGLSAPSPHPPRGGLSPPLPPPSHGRLTMERTPLVDNGWSHI; this is encoded by the exons ATGTCGGTGTTGGAGGCAT ACCCGTTGCCCGTCTCGGACGTGAAGCCGCGTCATCGCCGGTTCCTGCGCGCCATCTTCTGCTGCCTCCCCGCGCCCGGTCACCATGACGACGCCGGCCCGGCCTACGGCAACACCAGCCCACTACTGCCCAGCGGCAAGACCAGCCTCACCAAG GGTGCTGGGAGACACCTTCTCCCGGAGGTCAAAGCCCAGGACAGTGGGAAGAAGTGCCTGGTGATCGACCTGGATGAAACCTTGGTCCACAGCTCGTTCaag CCGGTGAATAACGCGGACTTCATCGTCCCGGTGGAGATCGATGGGGCCACGCACCAG GTCTATGTTCTGAAGAGGCCGCACGTGGACGAGTTTCTGAGGAGGATGGGGGAGCTGTTTGAGTGCGTTCTGTTCACGGCTAGTCTGTCCAAG TATGCTGACCCCGTGGCTGACCTCCTGGACAAGTGGGGGTCGTTCCGGAGCCGGCTGTTCCGGGAGTCGTGCGTCTTCCACCGCGGCAACTACGTGAAGGACCTGAGTCGTCTGGGCCGTGCCATGAACCAGCTGGTCATCGTGGACAACTCCCCCGCCAGCTACGTCTTCCACCCCAACAACGCG GTCCCTGTGGCCTCGTGGTTCGACGACGTGTCCGACACTGAGCTTCTGGACCTGCTCCCGTTCTTCGAGAGGCTGTCGAAGGCGGACGAAGGTTTACACGGCGTTGAGGGAACACAAGTCCAGCTAGTACCTGGTCCGGGCGGCGAgcagacggagggagggaggggtgggggtttgtctgccccctccccccaccctccacgagGAGGtctgtcccctccccttccccccccgtcTCACGGGCGTCTGACGATGGAGAGAACACCTCTCGTGGACAATGGCTGGTCGCACATTTAA